Below is a genomic region from Dioscorea cayenensis subsp. rotundata cultivar TDr96_F1 chromosome 14, TDr96_F1_v2_PseudoChromosome.rev07_lg8_w22 25.fasta, whole genome shotgun sequence.
CCTACCGGCCGCTTCTCCGACGGAAGAGTCCTTTCCGACTTCATaggtttctatatatatatatatatatattaatataagaaaCTTCTGTTTCTTTCATTTGAATCCATGCAATCTTACAGTGTTTTTTATTCATGCATTGATCATGCTTCACATGTTATCATGTCTTCTTACCTACTCTTGCATTGTATCCCATGTCAGTACTCTTGAACTTTTTAAAAAGATCTatttgaatattgttttgatccaatcttttattgtttctttgttctgtttatttatttatttatttattctgcaCATGAGCATCGTGAGATGATGTTGTTTTACTTGCAATGGTAGCTTCCTTCATGAGAATCAGATCTCCCATACCTTACAAGTATAGAAAATTTGGGTTCAAACTGCTCCACTATGGAATGAACTTTGCAGTTGGAGGTACTGGTGTGTTTGATACTGGAGACTTTCAGAGGAATCTCACTGTCCAGATAGATGTCTTTGAGAGACAGATCAAGAACGGCATCTTCTCACTTTGTGATCTTGATTCTTCTATTGCATTGGTTGCTGTTTCTGGCAATGACTATGGAACCTATCAATCTTCTGGTCACCCTTTCAATGTCAGTTCTCATCCTTCATCTCTTTTAAGTCCTACTTCTTTCTAGCAGCGATAAATAAGTAATGTATGCatcttaatttttctatttgttcataagcttaaaattattgtttctcTTCCTAGCAAGCTAGCTAATAGATCACcaccaaaagtaaaaacaaaaaagaaatacatgaatcacaataatatttttaaaacacagAATGAAAATAACAAAGTGGTACTAAATAGAGACTTACAAATACCTGAGATTATTTTCTGTACAACTTTGTTTCATTAATGCAGCAGGTTGTAAAGATGGTGAAACACATATTGGCTAGACTACATATCCTGTGATATAGAtgaatttcaataaataaactaGAGGTCCGAATATACGGGCCAAttaatttatacttgttttAGACAGGGTTAATATATATTGATCACAAAAATGAATGGAAGTGAACTACATGCAGGAAATATCAACATTCATGAATTCATTGATGAGTCAGCTGAAAGTTGATCTGAAGAGAATTCATGATCTTGGGGTTAGGAAAGTGGTGGTGACAAACTTGCATCCTTTGGGATGCACACCCATGATAGCCAGGGTATCTAATTACTCAAGTTGCAACTCTACCATCAATTTGGCTGTGCAGCTACACAACCAAAAGCTTGATGCTGCTGTGAAGGAGCTGCTCATTGAAACCAGGAGCTATGACACTTTCATGTCTCTTGATGTACACGGAGCTTTTTGGTCCATTCTTGCGCAAGGTATGTGACCATCAtcaatcttttttcttcttcatcaccgTCATCATCACTATTTACTATTTAAATATGGTGAAAGTCTTAGATCAGCGTCGGCCCAGATCCACTGCTAGAGTGGACTAGGTATAGAGATTCCTTTACAACCAAACCCAAGCCAAAAACTTATTTTCCTGCAACTATTGTCTCATATCAGATAAATAAGTTTTGCAGATGCACACGAGAGGCGAATTTGGTCTTAGGAAAATGATTAgcaccttttgtttttttttaaaaaaaatagataaattatattcattaaaaaaaaaaaaaaatacaaaacaattgttTAGCACGCTTAGCCCGACTTTGAAgctcttatttataaattaaattaattacatgttaTAATCGAGACTTCACTTATATCCGAACATAAAGTGCATTAATTaaccttatttaattttttttaaataatctagCCTATATGATGAATTGCCTGTtttaattcaacaaaaataGAGAGCTTCACTATTTTGTCttctcctatatttttttggtattttttacttgtatattttaagtaatttatatgaattacaacatttaattaaagtcatttaaaaatctaaaatttataaaaaattatattaattttttaaaattaattttatttaaaatatgatttaataaaatatgttattgaatataatttatttgaagttgtaaaaatatattaaatataaaaaataaattaaaaaaaataatatttaatgcctctttaattttttaaatgaagaagaaaaaaatcctaaaatgagaaaaataaaaagatagatagatagagagagagagagagagagagagagagagagagagagtagaatAAAATCTTGAAATTCACTATGAAATaggctttttttattataatatatatgaattcaTCAGCTAAGGTTGTCAACCCCTTAatacaattttatttctttaactaTATTAGTATATTCCCCTTGGCTTTTGTATGAAAAATAAGTGCATTTTCATTTTGACAATCTGAATAAATACTTTAGTCCATACTtacaaatcattttaaaatttttattaaaaaaaatatttttaatttttttatcaatttaaaattttaaatataatttaaggaTTAATAGTGTACtcattaaccaaaaaaatatcatcGCTGCTGGTAAAATGTAAAggtaaattttgtgtttgttttctaCAGTTTAAATTAATCATGGACAACCGTCATGGATAAGAATTCGTATAAATAATTGTTTGAAAACTACAAGAAATTGACTTTAAAGCATTTGAAGTTTAAATAAGCTTGTTTTAGGCTTTTTTATATGTTAGAACTGATAAATTCAGTTTTATACCccttttataacaaaaataatgatatacataatatattgttatgtttattagttgttttttttttcatttttttatttatcattttgatgttttaatgaatacataatttttttaattattaaatattctttttcaacatatatgattgtttttttccctttcattGTTGATAACTATTAATAATCATATTAGAACTAACATAATAGTAATCCTTTAGgtattatattcataaaatataactttatgtCTCTTCAATGGCTGATATAAACAAAAACGATATTTATCTTAAACATACAAACCATACAAGTCTTATTTCAATTGTCCATATCAGTTGTTCACTAAAATACATTTAGTAAAAACTTTAGTTCTAGAATAAGATATAACAACTAGAAATTGCAAACGCTAAATTTATAAAGTTTGGAATATTCCATGGGTATCTATCAGTATGATGTTgcaataattgtttttattattatataaggAGTTGATGAACCTAACAttagattaataaaaatatcacatcACTCATGACAGCCTTAAATATGatagaacaccaaacaagatcATCCTAATAAGAAACAATAAAGAAATGCCTAAAATATAGAGTCGTTAAGACATGGAATACCAATCTTCCTATTGCAAGGGTTTTcatttcttatttgttttttaaaatggataaacaactatatattaataaatctaGAAAAGTACAAAAGCTCTCAACAAACTGGTGAGACATAGActacaaagaaacacaaataacCACTAGCTGtggtaaaataacaaaacaacaactCCCAAAATGAAAGCCAAAGCCGAAGATTTCCACCACACCAAACTTCAGCCGCTAGCCTTCATTTGGATCACGAACCTCCTCACAAGCCAGTACCCAGTGCACTACTGCCCTACTCCACCTTAGAACCGAAAAAGTCCAGACTCCGCCGAATGATAGCAACTGACTCTTCTAACTTAGCTTGGGACCCCTTTGCTGTTGCTTCGAACCAGAataaaaacatacgattaatcCTCAAATTAATAATATGCGTAGGTACCACATTAGCATTAAACATGCAATCATTTCAAGCAAACTAGAAATTTCACACAAGAGCCTTAACCACTAAATCCTCAATATCCTGAATCGACGCCCATAGTAAGAGGTGGGTCCGGCAACTGTAGAAGATGCATGAAATAGTCCCACATCTTCCTCACAAAAGGACATTTTAGGAACAAGTGGTCAACAGACTCAGTGTTAGAATGACATAGGTTTTGatcaaagttttttatttttgtattttagtatttttgtttttgggttcCTTAGAAAGTTTTAGTTGAAGTGATCTTAACTGATTTGTTCAAATGTTCCACTGGGATAGGAACAGAGAAGTTCAAGAATGGCCTCAAGCCGTGCTGTGAAGGTGACACAAATGCCATAAATTGTGGAGAAGTAGATGACAAGGGAGTAAAACTCTACAAGCTGTGTAGTGACCCTCAAGATTATTTCTACTGGGATTCGGTGCATCCGACTCAAGCTGGTTGGACTGCTGTTTATCAGACTCTCAAGCCATCACTTTCTAAGATTTTCAAGTAGTTTCATGTTTGCATATCTCTAGTTTTTGATAGGAAGCTTTTGGTTGCAACTACTAAGGAAAAATAATGTGTACCTCCAATTATCTTTGTAAGCTTAGTTTgttgtaataaataaattttggtctttgtttaattatttttattctttgcaTTTATTTGGTTGAATACAAATTCATTTATAACAAATTCATGTAATACCTTTAATCCTTGGATGTAAGCCGACAAGTTAATTATTTGTAATACACATGGGAGAACTCCATTGACgatcatataatatataaaatgtattattttagaAAAGATAGATAGCTTAGCCAAACTTTTAAGAACAAAACCTAGTTTTGCCAAAATTGGAGAAtacctattttattttagatttctTTTTGGGCTTTAAACCTTTTGAAGTATTagttttttcatgattttttaaattaaaacacaataGAAAAATTTCTTTGTATTTCTGCTGGCTCTACCAATTTCTTGACTTTTAGGTGAATAACTTTCCTTTAATTGGGGCATCCCTAGGAAAACTCCATGACTGATAAGGTTTTTAGATCtcgaacaaaaaaaaattagctaagCAACTAGTCATGGGTTAATTGGTTTGGGCAGATGAACCAGTTTGGTTGAAATAGATGACGCAATAATTATCCATCCCCTGGGACGTTCCTAGAATTCTATGGACATCCCGTGCAGCAGGCATTAGATGGGCATCTAACGCCTGCTGCATAATTTAGAAAAAGAGGCTATTATCTTTGGTTAAAAGTTATCTGTATGGTAGCAAACCCCCTctcatcctcctccttctcctccttcctctACGCCCTCTTCGACACCTGCCCTTCCTACAAATCCCCCATTTGCTCCATCCTCCGCCGCCTCCGTAACTCTGACTCCTTCATCCACACCACCTGCGTCGAAGCCTTCAGCCTCCTTACCTCCACCGCCATTGATGTCGCTACCGGATCTGATCTTGCCGACCAGCTCTAGAACCTTGTCCCTCGCCTTGAGAAACTCGTCTGGAGCAATAAGTTCAAAACCAAGCCCATTCTGATCTCCCTCCTTGGCAACATTGCTAGAGCTTTGATCTCTTGTGTGGATTCAGATCTGGACTATGGTTTTGAGATTCTTGTTTAGCAGGTGAAGATTGTTTAGGACTTCATGAATCAAATGGTGaatgtttgtaattttattcCTGTTACTACTGTTGAAGATTGCAATGTTTCTCACTGTTGTCACAATCAAATGAAAACATTGCTTCtattttccttaatttatttttaaagtttcttCTCATTGGTTGTAAATTAAAGAGTTTTGTTATTCTAATATATATCATCCcaattgtttctttttgaaattcaaGCTTGTTGCCATTGTGATTAATTGTGTGGTTGGATTAGTTCTCGGACATAATAATATGaactatatatgtatttatttttgtataaagaTATTACTACAAACAACTTCATATTATTAAATGAAATGGATGTGGTTTATATCATTGGagtaccaattttttttttttttgtaccgATTCCAAGTTCATATCATTTTGACTAACTAATGGAAATAcgagaaaataattaattatgtgatGTGTGTTTGGTTGTAAACTAATGTAATTAACTAATATCAAAATATAGTTTCTAATAATTTCAGGGAAACCATTTAGGGAGAACCTAACTATCATCATGAGTTTCAGATATCActtgtttataattataataaaattcacATTAGCAATATAAATTTTGGCTAGACTTAGTCAACATATTAATTAGCCATAATGGCAATTAGATTAGATTATGCATAATGTTATCTCAATGTGTAgatttctttaaatatttttttaaacatgaatGAAGTTATTAATTCATGAGACTCAATTTTTTctaatcaatttattgaaataattcattgtcctaaataattttattggGTATATGCTTTGATATATTCTAATTGGTTGTAATTTTCTTTATAGGATATCATGGCGAATATCACCAATAAAATATGTAGAAATGACAATTCCACCTTTGACAATATTGGAATTGATATAAACGAGATCGGGTTATGCTGGTTATATGAAGAAGGTAATGGTCAACACAAGATGACACAAGAAAATGATAGCCAACAAGTTGAAGAAATGCATGAATTGACAACACAAGATGATCAACAAATGGTAATGAGACCACAATCTTGAGATGAACGGGAGGTAAGAATCTCATTTGTCGGTATGAAGTTCAAGGATGAGGATTAAGCATTTCGATACTACTTGGATTATGCAAAGTCCAAAGGTTTTGGGGTAAGAAAAGGTCATGTGTATCGTTCATCTTTTTCTCAAGTAATTACTTGTCGACACTTTGTTTGTGATAAGGAGGGAGCTAAATGTATGTCAGACGAAAGTTAACTAGGAAAAACTGTTCAAAGGCAAAAAGTGATACAAGGACAAATTGCCAAGCTCAAATGATAGTGTCAAAAATGAAGAGTGGACTATGGACCATAAAGACGTTTGATGATGTGCATAATCATTTTTACTAACAACTCCATCTAAGATGATGAAGATACGGTCTCACCGCCATATTAGTGAGACATGTAGAAATTTTAGGGAAACATTGCATAAGAGTAGAGTGGGGCCAAGCCAAATGAGTCGAATATTAAATGTAACACTTTGAAATATAGGATCTGAACTAATTACAAGGATTGATTGTTCCAATCATTTAAGGCGAGTTAGAAGCAACAATATTGTGCAAGAATGCATGGTTATTGTTAAGattttcaagggaaaaaaactcaatgacgattttttcttctttgatgttGAACTTGATGAGTTTAGTCGAACTAGATGTGTTTTTAGGCAGATGGAAGATCTAGAATGGCATATTCAGAATTTGGAAATGTTGTCGCTTTCAACACTACTTATAAAACTAGTAGATTTGGTTTCCCCTTTTCTGCTTTTGTTGGCGTCAACCATCACATGTAATcgattttatttggttgttctCTAATCGTTGATGTATGCTAGGGAAACATACAAAAACCATAATTACAAATCAAGACTTGGCTATGGGGAAGGCCATTGCAAAAGTGTTTCCAAATTCTAGCCATCAACTTTGATCTTAGAATATAGGaagaaattcaatgaagtaTTTAGTAGATTTGAAGAGCAAAGAGGGCTTCATGATGGACTACGACAATTGCCGACAGGAACTTCTTTACTTATATTCCATGGTACAGCGCCAGCCAGTTTACCTTGGCCACATACTAGCAGTGTACCTGAGGCATCAGGGTCAGTCTGCCAGGATCAGTGTCCTCTTCTCTAGCCCATACATCGCTAGGCTCATCATCGGAATGGGTCTACGGGACGCTATTAGAGGAGCCAAGAAGACGATCATACCTGCTACCCTGGGTATAGAGATGATTAGACAGATGGGGATGCTGCGCAGGTATGGGTCGGGAGTGCATGTACTGATTGTACTTgatccagagatagctgaggaagTTGTAGGagagggttctcagcctgctcccgagCCGCAGGTAGAGCCGATGGAGACCGACGCACCTCCTACAGCATGAGAGCCGCTCCCAGTGAGCATGTTCtccccatctcgagcctatgatcgcttttataggcttgagagtgctgtaggggtgttACGGACCGAGATTACAGAGGTTCGAGAGACACAGGCTGCACATCACACAGAGGTGATAGCGTGTCTTGATATTCTGTAGCAACTACTTAAGTGCGACGCCTCCTCACCATTCATAATGAGACCCCGGACCCCTTAAACTcctccaccatcaccatcactagTAGATCCACCGGCACCATTAGACTTGGCACTGCCACCAGTAGTAGCAGAGGAACCACCGCAGACActgacgcttgatgcgtctttctcttagtttctttatgatttcgtatttcattttccgtattttattttggacattgtatactcagaaaggatcttccttctgagtttatcttttatttttttctcgagttgtattttattgctttacttttatatactcgagttttattttatttttgttgagctttactgaacccctttgtgtatgtgtgcagatggtcttgtgagtatggaaattgaggattagtcatagacacggtcaatgtgttttacacttggccgtgtgtgctccacaacccgttggaattcAACTCCCATGGATtttgctccatcaaatgcaccactagaagttcaggggagtattgttttaattgcccactcccacatgtaGTGttaattgttatactttttattgtgcttgcatacgtacattgagggcaatgtacaccttaagtgtgtgtgtgtgtgtgtggggggttCACATCACACATATTTTTACTtatgctttgattgtgcatgctcatgtagccaatggcggttcaccttagttgcaatgattgtattcttgagtttaggagaatttctaacattgaatattctcatgctagGTGTTTACTTAAGTTTCTAGGAATTATTGCCTgattgacatttgttgcactacttgctcattaaacccttttggaaactcaagttcgatgtttaagggactagttagtgttgttttcttgtgttaattttgctgaaaaaaactacttgttttagttgtgcattgaggatggaaagagctaccacctatgaagtatgaagctactctcataagtcagatactagttatgccctaatgagagaaagagctatcttatgggatgagtgaaagctactaccctggtgGAAAGATCTACAacctcgaaagtatgaaagccaccttagcggccgcttcggaaaggactaccttagaggatatgtgaagctactaccatctctttatattgtattattttgtagataaataagtcacttatacctagaactttgaggaatatacgttgggttgacttgagtgatttcatacacttacacgatttcgggtttgttgtccttttttattcgagtttttagctagactaatgatttttcgtatttagtgttgaaattttccttacttgtagaatgcttccgttgcatgatttggtgaaccaaaggccaagtactttcaatatttccttcttctatgctttaatgttttatttttgcatgaggacaagcaaaagcttaagtgtgggagagtttgataagtgtttgtgtactaagaatacaaagtattcttttcttacgatgagcattacttttatcagattttatcgctaatgcatgtgtttttgtgttcttttgcgcatatagggttgtgaagccaaatagagaagaaagaagccaaagtagattgcgaatgtattatgttgatggaatcttgaagtgaacacacgagaagacacatgttgtgatcaaagatatgtgaatctgtgccaacctccatgcgctcaagcaattatatggtttggaggggcacaaaggcagtcacatttgtgttttctgacttgtgcaatgttagcaagatcttcaccaatatgccATTTTATTGAACAAGCGAtacgatctatggcatagacgtgtgcccgtttatgttgcctcgatgaaaagtgtggattccgGAGTTTTTGGCGAAGCACTGTAGCacgttactgtagcaaatcatcgtagcaatttactgtaacagttactgttcacagcatgcagaaaatcagatttctagaaatccacacgggtgtgtggaaattccacacgcccgtgtggatgcccgattctagccctttataaagtcgcgacttgtaccgatttagggatccatctttcatccttctttccatctatTCTCCAACCTTTGGGAGGCATGCAGTTAGGGTTTAGAAGGGCTTTgacaagggttttggagtggttctacggctttgacaccacgtttctcttggaagatagttttTAAGGGacctttcgttggcaccgatctggcgaggtgtgccctaggcttgacaagagaacctttggagaggacgaggatattccagaagaccatcgacatgaataccgagggtcTTTTCTTATGGAtgacatgtttttactttcaatttcattaattattgattgtatcttgctccatggagagctaaaccccctagtgggtacttggacttgaaaaccctaggatgttattgtttcattgaccttttattatgttttccttaattgatgtttttaattgaaatccaatcttgaatgcttattgaatgatttctcccttagagtgacactagggttgagagtccatcttggtagcctttgtggatgagtaacacaccatgagggttagacattgctagattggagagggttgagagggtgagtcgagagatagcggagcatcccctttcccttctagtgtgatttatcctacctccatgttcctagagttctttgcggtcacaatagagtgaagtgctaagagaggaactccgttggggcttagttacgcgcgCAATAGAGTGAAACGTTAAAGTAATACTTAGCATTTGGgatttaattgtgactaggggtctttcgcttggaccaaagggttagatctacatataggaatagggtttatcacttggaatccctagagcttcttgcaactgtacacagtttgaggtgttgagactgagcgatttcttcaccggggcatagt
It encodes:
- the LOC120276329 gene encoding GDSL esterase/lipase At5g03610-like isoform X1; its protein translation is MKGSKCFFLYAAFFLPFVIIVSAAHSCEYPKPGGNHLQKLFVFGDSFVDNGNLGKIGKLARSWTYPYGITFPHHPTGRFSDGRVLSDFIASFMRIRSPIPYKYRKFGFKLLHYGMNFAVGGTGVFDTGDFQRNLTVQIDVFERQIKNGIFSLCDLDSSIALVAVSGNDYGTYQSSGHPFNEISTFMNSLMSQLKVDLKRIHDLGVRKVVVTNLHPLGCTPMIARVSNYSSCNSTINLAVQLHNQKLDAAVKELLIETRSYDTFMSLDVHGAFWSILAQGTEKFKNGLKPCCEGDTNAINCGEVDDKGVKLYKLCSDPQDYFYWDSVHPTQAGWTAVYQTLKPSLSKIFK
- the LOC120276329 gene encoding GDSL esterase/lipase At5g03610-like isoform X2, whose amino-acid sequence is MKGSKCFFLYAAFFLPFVIIVSAAHSCEYPKPGGNHLQKLFVFGDSFVDNGNLGKIGKLARSWTYPYGITFPHHPTGRFSDGRVLSDFIVGGTGVFDTGDFQRNLTVQIDVFERQIKNGIFSLCDLDSSIALVAVSGNDYGTYQSSGHPFNEISTFMNSLMSQLKVDLKRIHDLGVRKVVVTNLHPLGCTPMIARVSNYSSCNSTINLAVQLHNQKLDAAVKELLIETRSYDTFMSLDVHGAFWSILAQGTEKFKNGLKPCCEGDTNAINCGEVDDKGVKLYKLCSDPQDYFYWDSVHPTQAGWTAVYQTLKPSLSKIFK